A single Candidatus Bathyarchaeota archaeon DNA region contains:
- a CDS encoding ABC transporter ATP-binding protein gives MVFHSLFNAYNAYENIGYQTTPLAIEVVDLEKVYQMGSIKVFALKEVNLSVAKGEFISIVGPSGSGKSTLLNLIGALDKPTKGKIVIDDIDITRLSEVQLAKFRGLKIGFIFQTFNLINRTTILKNVELPAIVSGVPSKIRQLKALNLLKLVGLEDKAYRKPMEISGGEQQRVAIARALINDPAIILADEPTGNLDSKTGSEILQLLRKINKEKNATIVMVTHNLELANKTDKIIYLRDGEIEKIVKLY, from the coding sequence ATGGTTTTTCATTCGTTATTTAATGCTTATAACGCTTATGAAAATATTGGTTATCAAACAACGCCTTTAGCGATTGAAGTGGTGGATTTAGAGAAAGTTTATCAAATGGGATCTATTAAGGTTTTTGCGCTTAAAGAAGTGAATCTTTCCGTAGCTAAAGGAGAGTTTATCTCCATAGTTGGACCGAGTGGCTCTGGTAAATCTACGCTTTTAAATTTGATTGGAGCTTTAGATAAACCTACTAAAGGTAAAATAGTGATTGATGATATTGACATAACTAGGTTAAGTGAAGTTCAATTAGCTAAATTTAGAGGTTTAAAAATAGGTTTTATATTTCAAACTTTTAACTTGATAAATCGTACTACAATTCTTAAGAATGTAGAGTTGCCTGCTATAGTTAGCGGTGTTCCATCTAAAATTAGGCAGCTTAAAGCTTTAAATCTTTTAAAGCTTGTAGGTTTAGAGGATAAAGCTTACCGAAAACCTATGGAAATCAGTGGAGGTGAACAGCAAAGAGTTGCTATTGCCCGAGCTTTAATAAATGATCCTGCAATAATATTAGCTGATGAGCCTACTGGAAATTTAGATTCAAAAACTGGAAGTGAAATACTTCAGCTTTTAAGAAAAATAAATAAAGAAAAAAATGCTACCATAGTTATGGTTACACATAATTTAGAATTAGCTAATAAAACAGATAAAATAATATATTTAAGAGATGGTGAAATTGAGAAAATCGTTAAGTTATATTAA